Proteins from one Pseudomonas grandcourensis genomic window:
- a CDS encoding alpha/beta hydrolase: MGASFFSRIVFLAALLFGLPALAASRCDVNVPTERVDLAQVSLAYQSIGRASDPALLLVMGLGGQLIHWPDEVVVALCQQGFRVIRYDNRDVGLSTWRQAPAEANLTFEVLRYKLGLPVSSPYSLTDMADDGLGLMDALHIDQFHVLGASMGGMIAQHMAAMAPQRVESLTLIMTSSGAEGLPAPSAALVQLLARRGAPNREVALEQQADLLAALGSPMVTDDRQSLLHQAALSYDRAFNPEGVKRQIMAILAEPSRVSLLNQLRVPALVVHGTADPLLPVMHGVHLAAHLRGSQLILIPGLAHRFQEAFKAPLLAAVLPYLREHREDTSHWAQIEPVADRNLL, from the coding sequence ATGGGTGCTTCATTCTTTTCACGAATCGTATTTCTGGCCGCGCTGTTGTTCGGCCTGCCGGCCCTGGCGGCTTCGCGTTGTGACGTCAATGTTCCGACCGAACGGGTGGATCTGGCCCAGGTAAGCCTGGCGTATCAGAGCATCGGCCGTGCGTCCGATCCGGCCTTGCTGCTGGTGATGGGCCTGGGCGGGCAATTGATTCACTGGCCGGACGAGGTGGTGGTCGCACTGTGCCAGCAGGGCTTCCGGGTGATCCGCTATGACAATCGCGATGTCGGCCTGTCGACCTGGCGGCAAGCACCGGCCGAAGCCAACCTGACCTTCGAAGTGCTGCGCTACAAACTCGGATTGCCGGTGTCGTCGCCGTATTCGCTGACTGACATGGCCGACGATGGCCTGGGCTTGATGGACGCCTTGCACATCGACCAATTCCACGTGTTGGGCGCCAGCATGGGCGGAATGATCGCCCAGCACATGGCGGCCATGGCACCGCAAAGGGTCGAGAGCCTGACCCTGATCATGACCTCCTCCGGCGCCGAAGGCTTGCCGGCGCCAAGTGCGGCGCTGGTGCAGTTGTTGGCCCGGCGCGGCGCACCGAACCGCGAAGTGGCCCTGGAGCAACAGGCCGATCTGCTGGCGGCGCTGGGCAGCCCGATGGTCACCGATGATCGCCAGTCGCTGCTGCATCAGGCGGCGCTGTCCTATGACCGCGCATTCAATCCCGAGGGCGTGAAACGCCAGATCATGGCCATTCTTGCCGAGCCGAGCCGGGTGAGCCTGCTCAATCAGTTGCGGGTGCCGGCGCTGGTGGTGCATGGCACGGCCGACCCGCTGCTGCCGGTGATGCATGGGGTGCATCTGGCGGCGCACTTGCGTGGCAGTCAGTTGATCCTGATTCCGGGGCTGGCCCATCGTTTCCAGGAGGCGTTCAAGGCGCCGTTGCTGGCGGCGGTGTTGCCGTACTTGCGCGAGCACCGTGAAGACACTTCACACTGGGCGCAGATCGAGCCTGTGGCTGATCGCAACCTCCTCTAA
- a CDS encoding sigma-54 dependent transcriptional regulator → MNNDLSVLIVEDDPHVLLGCQQALTLEDIPCIGVGSAEEALERVGDNFAGIVVSDIRLPGIDGLELLTRLKERDRSLPVVLITGHGDISMAVGAMQKGAYDFMEKPFSPERLVDVARRALEQRSLAREVSSLRRQLAERDSLEGRIIGRSPAMQNLRELIANVADTSANVLIEGETGTGKELVARCLHDFSRRHTKQFVALNCGGLPENLFESEIFGHEANAFTGAGKRRIGKIEHADGGTLFLDEVESMPLPLQIKLLRVLQERTLERLGSNQSVAVDCRVIAATKSDLVESSKAGEFRSDLYYRLNVVTLELPPLRERREDILQLFEHFLQQSSLRFDRAVPELDNQTVSNLMSHDWPGNVRELRNVAERFALGLPAFKKPGAGAGNQGLAFAEAVEAFERNLLSDALQRSGGNLTQASQELGMAKTTLFDKVKKYGLSH, encoded by the coding sequence ATGAACAACGACCTTAGTGTATTGATCGTCGAAGACGACCCCCATGTGCTGCTCGGCTGCCAGCAGGCACTGACCCTGGAAGACATTCCCTGCATTGGCGTGGGCAGCGCCGAAGAAGCCCTGGAGCGGGTCGGCGACAACTTCGCCGGCATCGTCGTCAGCGACATCCGCCTGCCGGGCATCGATGGCCTGGAACTGCTGACGCGACTCAAGGAGCGCGACCGCAGCCTGCCGGTGGTACTGATTACCGGGCATGGCGACATCTCCATGGCCGTCGGCGCGATGCAGAAAGGCGCCTACGACTTCATGGAAAAGCCGTTCTCCCCTGAACGCCTGGTGGATGTCGCCCGCCGCGCCCTGGAACAACGCAGCCTGGCGCGGGAGGTGTCGTCGCTGCGCCGACAACTGGCCGAACGCGATTCCCTCGAAGGGCGGATCATCGGTCGCTCGCCGGCCATGCAGAACCTGCGGGAACTGATCGCCAACGTTGCCGACACCTCGGCCAACGTGCTGATCGAAGGCGAGACCGGCACCGGCAAGGAACTGGTTGCCCGTTGCCTGCACGATTTCAGTCGGCGCCACACCAAGCAGTTCGTCGCCTTGAACTGCGGCGGCCTGCCGGAGAACCTGTTCGAAAGTGAAATTTTCGGCCACGAGGCCAACGCCTTTACCGGCGCGGGCAAGCGGCGGATCGGCAAGATCGAACACGCCGACGGTGGCACGCTGTTCCTCGACGAAGTGGAAAGCATGCCCCTGCCCTTGCAGATCAAACTGCTGCGGGTGTTGCAGGAGCGCACCCTCGAACGCCTCGGTTCGAACCAGAGCGTAGCGGTGGATTGCCGCGTCATCGCGGCGACCAAATCCGACCTCGTCGAGTCGAGCAAGGCCGGCGAGTTCCGCAGCGACCTGTATTACCGCCTCAACGTGGTGACCCTGGAACTGCCGCCGCTGCGCGAGCGCCGCGAGGACATCCTGCAACTGTTCGAACACTTCTTGCAGCAGTCGTCCCTGCGCTTCGACCGTGCGGTGCCGGAGCTGGACAACCAGACCGTTTCGAACCTGATGAGCCACGACTGGCCGGGTAACGTGCGTGAACTGCGCAACGTTGCCGAGCGCTTTGCCCTGGGCCTGCCGGCGTTCAAGAAACCCGGTGCCGGCGCCGGCAATCAAGGCCTGGCCTTTGCCGAAGCGGTGGAAGCGTTCGAGCGCAACCTGCTCAGCGACGCCTTGCAACGCAGCGGCGGCAACCTGACCCAGGCCAGCCAGGAACTGGGCATGGCCAAGACCACGCTGTTCGACAAAGTCAAAAAGTACGGCCTGAGCCATTGA
- a CDS encoding sensor histidine kinase: MKCDPTLYRAASPSLAVKPRLVRHLFLPPLIIAMMIGLGYIGFWISEHYGIRNLSENGQRQLELHARAVESEISKYTYLPSLLELETSVSQLLADPTPEHRQTVNDYLEGLNRRSRSRAIYVMDTTGRVMATSNWRDVDSYLGEDLSFRAYFQNAVRGQPGRFYGIGSTNGEPGYYLAHGLEEHGKIIGVAVVKVRLEAMEERWQRARLEAFVSDENGIIILSSDPARRLKSVVPLSDETKEKLARSLQYYWFPLNELQPLARETLSDGVEKLTFPANSELMSDDENISYLAQTRPLSDTPWNFTLLTPLQDLRREAINQGILVAVAFALLAFLLIAWNERRKVIATRLAAREALQEANNQLERRITERTTDLRASNERLKGQIRERRQAEETLRRAQDELVQAGKLAAIGQMSTSIAHELNQPLAALRTLSGNTVRFLERGQLDVASTNLKTINELIDRMGRITASLRSFARRGDDKGQACLGKGVDAALQLLGGRVENIHLQLHRDFTDVQVQIDQTRLEQILVNLIGNALDAMQAQPQPELWLEGEAFDGKYRLRVRDNGHGIDAEARKHLFEPFFTTKPGEQGLGLGLTLSASLAAATGGHLGVEHPANGGTAFVLSLPLVSPTPAEPI; encoded by the coding sequence ATGAAATGCGACCCCACTCTTTATCGCGCAGCGTCGCCGTCACTCGCCGTGAAACCCCGTCTGGTTCGTCATTTGTTCCTGCCGCCGCTGATCATCGCCATGATGATCGGCCTGGGCTATATCGGCTTCTGGATCAGTGAACACTACGGCATCCGCAACCTCAGCGAAAACGGCCAGCGCCAGCTGGAACTGCACGCCCGCGCCGTCGAAAGCGAAATCAGCAAATACACCTACCTGCCCAGCCTGCTGGAACTCGAAACCAGCGTTTCGCAGTTGCTGGCCGACCCGACGCCGGAACACCGGCAGACGGTCAATGATTACCTCGAAGGCCTGAACCGGCGCAGCCGCAGTCGGGCCATCTACGTGATGGACACCACAGGCCGTGTCATGGCCACCAGCAACTGGCGCGATGTCGACAGTTACCTGGGTGAAGACCTGTCCTTTCGCGCCTATTTCCAGAACGCCGTGCGCGGTCAGCCAGGGCGCTTCTACGGCATCGGCAGCACCAACGGCGAACCCGGTTACTACCTGGCCCATGGCCTGGAAGAACACGGCAAGATCATCGGCGTCGCCGTGGTCAAGGTCCGCCTGGAAGCCATGGAAGAACGCTGGCAACGGGCTCGCCTGGAAGCCTTCGTCAGCGACGAGAACGGCATCATCATTCTGTCCAGCGATCCGGCGCGGCGCTTGAAATCGGTGGTGCCGCTGAGCGATGAAACCAAAGAAAAACTCGCCCGCAGCCTGCAGTACTACTGGTTTCCGCTCAACGAACTGCAGCCGCTGGCGCGGGAAACCCTGTCCGATGGCGTGGAAAAACTCACGTTCCCGGCCAACAGCGAGCTGATGTCCGACGACGAAAACATCAGCTACCTGGCGCAGACCCGGCCGTTGAGCGATACGCCGTGGAACTTCACCCTGCTTACGCCACTGCAGGACTTGCGCCGCGAAGCGATCAACCAGGGGATCCTTGTGGCCGTGGCGTTTGCCCTCCTGGCGTTCCTTTTGATCGCCTGGAACGAGCGGCGCAAGGTGATCGCCACCCGCCTCGCGGCCCGGGAAGCCTTGCAGGAAGCCAACAATCAGCTGGAGCGTCGGATTACCGAACGCACCACCGACTTGCGCGCCAGCAACGAACGGCTCAAGGGCCAGATCCGCGAACGCCGGCAGGCCGAAGAGACCTTGCGCCGCGCCCAGGATGAGTTGGTACAGGCCGGAAAACTCGCGGCCATCGGCCAGATGTCCACCAGCATCGCCCACGAACTGAACCAGCCGCTGGCGGCGCTGCGCACCTTGTCCGGCAATACCGTGCGCTTCCTCGAACGCGGCCAGCTCGACGTGGCCAGCACCAACCTCAAGACCATCAACGAACTGATCGACCGCATGGGCCGGATCACCGCCAGCCTGCGCTCGTTCGCCCGGCGCGGTGACGACAAGGGCCAGGCCTGCCTCGGCAAAGGCGTGGACGCGGCCCTGCAATTGCTCGGTGGTCGGGTGGAAAACATTCACCTGCAACTGCACCGCGATTTCACCGATGTGCAGGTACAGATCGACCAGACCCGTCTGGAGCAGATTCTGGTCAACCTGATCGGCAACGCCCTCGACGCCATGCAAGCGCAACCGCAACCCGAGCTGTGGCTCGAAGGCGAAGCGTTCGATGGCAAATACCGCCTGCGGGTGCGTGACAACGGCCACGGCATCGACGCCGAAGCGCGCAAGCACCTGTTCGAACCGTTCTTTACCACCAAACCCGGCGAACAGGGCCTGGGCCTTGGCCTGACCCTTTCCGCCAGCCTGGCCGCCGCCACCGGCGGTCACCTGGGTGTCGAGCACCCGGCCAACGGTGGTACCGCATTCGTCCTCAGTTTACCGTTGGTAAGCCCCACTCCCGCCGAGCCAATATGA